From a single Bacillus pseudomycoides DSM 12442 genomic region:
- a CDS encoding FeoB small GTPase domain-containing protein: MKNHRIALAGNPNTGKSTLFNTLTGLKQHTGNWTGKTVLKAEGEYEHNGSVYTVIDLPGTYSLYSNSADEEVARDYIIFEKPEVTVVVVDATAMERNLNLALQVMEMTNDVIVCINLIDEAEKKGIVIDEKKLAKSLGVPVVKISARNRVGIGHLLNVIAKVASKKLIPTPVQITYNEQIENMIQQLEPQIYKVFGDTYPARWVALRILDGDKNFLATLQKHHKEPLIREVVINEISLSQ, translated from the coding sequence ATGAAAAACCATCGCATTGCGCTAGCAGGAAACCCAAATACCGGAAAGAGCACATTGTTTAATACGTTAACAGGATTAAAACAACATACCGGAAACTGGACTGGCAAAACTGTATTAAAAGCAGAAGGTGAATATGAACATAACGGAAGTGTATATACCGTAATTGATTTACCTGGAACATACTCCCTATATTCAAACTCTGCAGATGAGGAAGTTGCACGGGATTATATTATTTTTGAAAAACCTGAGGTAACAGTAGTAGTTGTAGATGCAACTGCAATGGAAAGAAATTTAAATTTAGCATTACAAGTGATGGAAATGACTAACGACGTTATAGTGTGTATTAACTTAATCGATGAAGCAGAAAAAAAAGGAATCGTCATTGATGAAAAGAAATTAGCAAAATCACTGGGTGTACCTGTAGTCAAAATTTCGGCTCGAAACCGCGTTGGAATCGGGCATTTGCTAAATGTAATCGCTAAAGTGGCTAGCAAAAAATTAATTCCTACACCTGTTCAAATTACTTATAATGAACAAATTGAAAATATGATTCAGCAATTAGAACCTCAAATTTATAAAGTATTCGGTGATACATACCCTGCACGCTGGGTTGCACTACGAATACTAGATGGAGATAAAAACTTTCTAGCTACACTTCAAAAACATCATAAAGAGCCGCTGATAAGGGAGGTCGTAATAAATGAAATCTCACTCAGCCAGTAA
- a CDS encoding phosphate ABC transporter substrate-binding protein PstS family protein — protein sequence MVMKKGIKFSLAALVVAGALVGCGKSESTDSKETAKGSNDAKQELSGTIAAAGSTALQPLAEEAGKKFMEKNSKVSIQVQGGGSGTGINQVASGAVQIGNSDVPAADKIKDPEKAKELVDNKVAGIAFALVVNKDVKVDNLTVKQVQDIFSGKVTNWKELGGKDEKINVVNRPASSGTRATFEKTVMKDAKINDGTGTTQDSNGAVEQAINSTPGSISYLAMSYMVGDKKGALQTVKIDGAEPKVENISAGKYPFWSYEYMVTKGEAKEATKAYIDYVKGKDFEKQVEDMGYIPMSKLNK from the coding sequence ATGGTTATGAAAAAAGGTATTAAATTTTCGTTAGCGGCATTAGTGGTTGCTGGTGCTTTAGTTGGATGCGGCAAATCAGAAAGCACAGATAGCAAAGAAACTGCTAAAGGTAGTAACGATGCAAAACAAGAATTGTCGGGTACAATTGCGGCAGCTGGTTCTACAGCTCTTCAACCGCTTGCTGAAGAAGCGGGTAAAAAATTCATGGAAAAGAATTCGAAAGTTTCTATTCAAGTTCAAGGTGGCGGTAGTGGAACAGGGATTAACCAAGTAGCTTCTGGGGCGGTTCAAATCGGTAACTCTGATGTTCCAGCTGCAGATAAAATAAAAGATCCAGAAAAAGCGAAGGAATTAGTAGATAACAAAGTGGCAGGTATTGCATTTGCACTTGTTGTAAATAAAGATGTGAAGGTTGATAACTTAACTGTGAAACAAGTACAAGATATCTTCTCTGGAAAAGTTACAAACTGGAAAGAGCTAGGCGGTAAAGATGAGAAAATTAACGTGGTAAACCGTCCAGCATCTTCTGGTACACGTGCTACATTTGAAAAAACAGTTATGAAAGATGCGAAGATTAACGATGGAACAGGTACAACACAAGATTCTAACGGTGCGGTAGAACAAGCAATTAACTCTACTCCTGGTTCTATTAGTTATCTTGCAATGTCTTATATGGTAGGCGATAAAAAAGGTGCATTACAAACTGTGAAAATTGATGGTGCAGAGCCAAAAGTTGAAAATATTTCTGCGGGCAAATATCCATTCTGGTCTTATGAGTACATGGTAACAAAAGGGGAAGCGAAAGAAGCTACAAAAGCTTATATCGATTATGTAAAAGGTAAAGACTTCGAAAAACAAGTTGAAGATATGGGTTATATTCCAATGTCTAAACTGAATAAGTAA
- a CDS encoding endospore germination permease: MRPFEYGDEEIGSRELAVAVSSAIIGTGALAMPRVIATQTLFSDGWIILLAGGTICAFFAWFVTKVAILFPKQNFVEYTSVYLTKPVTYVFSVILILTFVALTGYEVRTISIISQMYLFSDTPIQWLSFFFLLVVIYGVSGSRAALLRLNVIFLPIVLIAMLLLSLLNINLMEVDSLLPVFQTKVSKYAAGIKDSIFTFIGFEVALFYSMMLKGNIKKAPLAVAKGVMVTVMSYILIYVTCISVFSYMTTRGLTYPTIELGKEIEIGGGFLERFDAIFFTTWIITVYNTTAMYYDIASLLFCAMFSKLNKHIFIFISAPIIFMINMVPGDVRKLSDYGTYLAWIDMGCILLVPLLVLIVYKIKRRAGRNETPS; encoded by the coding sequence TTGAGACCATTTGAGTACGGGGATGAAGAAATTGGATCTCGTGAACTTGCTGTTGCAGTATCTTCAGCTATTATTGGTACTGGTGCATTGGCAATGCCAAGGGTCATTGCTACACAAACTTTGTTTTCTGATGGTTGGATCATTTTATTAGCGGGTGGAACTATATGTGCATTTTTTGCTTGGTTTGTAACAAAAGTTGCGATTTTATTTCCAAAACAAAATTTTGTTGAATATACAAGTGTTTATTTAACAAAACCAGTTACTTACGTATTTAGTGTTATTTTGATTTTGACATTTGTTGCATTGACAGGGTATGAGGTCAGAACAATTTCTATTATTTCACAAATGTATTTATTTAGTGATACGCCTATACAATGGCTTTCTTTTTTCTTTTTACTGGTTGTGATTTACGGAGTAAGTGGATCAAGAGCTGCATTACTAAGACTGAATGTAATATTTTTACCGATTGTCCTAATAGCTATGTTGCTCTTGTCTTTATTAAATATAAATTTAATGGAGGTAGATAGCTTATTGCCAGTATTTCAAACAAAAGTAAGTAAATATGCAGCAGGAATTAAAGATTCTATTTTTACTTTTATTGGATTCGAAGTTGCTCTTTTTTATTCCATGATGTTGAAGGGGAATATAAAAAAAGCTCCTTTGGCTGTAGCCAAAGGAGTAATGGTAACTGTTATGTCGTATATTTTAATTTATGTAACCTGTATTAGTGTTTTTTCGTATATGACAACGAGGGGATTGACGTATCCTACAATTGAGTTGGGAAAGGAAATTGAAATTGGAGGAGGATTTTTAGAACGATTCGACGCAATCTTCTTTACGACTTGGATTATTACGGTTTATAACACAACAGCTATGTATTATGACATTGCTTCTCTATTGTTTTGTGCAATGTTTTCTAAATTAAATAAACATATTTTTATTTTTATAAGTGCACCTATTATTTTTATGATCAATATGGTTCCAGGAGATGTGAGAAAGTTATCGGATTATGGTACATATTTAGCTTGGATAGATATGGGGTGTATCCTATTGGTGCCCTTACTAGTGCTAATTGTATATAAAATAAAAAGAAGGGCTGGTAGAAATGAAACGCCTTCTTAA
- a CDS encoding AAA family ATPase, with protein sequence MFFLQMSGFPGSGKSTLSRRIAKNTGAIVIDHDIVKTALLESLETRQIETTAAGGISYEIEWALIDFHLSMGHSVILDSPCLYIEMVEKGTILSREHRVKYKYIECYLNNIEEINNRLKTRERMISQIEKVESEEVFKEGLDGSKRPSDFTYLIVDSGKPLADYIDEVMTYMNE encoded by the coding sequence ATGTTTTTTCTACAAATGTCAGGCTTTCCGGGTTCGGGAAAATCAACACTTTCTAGACGTATAGCGAAAAATACAGGTGCAATTGTTATTGATCATGATATTGTGAAAACGGCCTTACTAGAGTCGTTGGAAACTCGTCAAATTGAAACAACGGCCGCTGGTGGAATTTCGTATGAAATCGAATGGGCGCTAATAGATTTTCATTTATCCATGGGGCATAGTGTAATATTGGATAGCCCGTGTCTCTATATAGAAATGGTGGAAAAGGGGACGATCTTGTCTAGGGAACATCGTGTGAAATACAAATATATTGAATGCTATCTTAATAATATAGAAGAAATTAATAATAGGCTAAAGACACGAGAACGAATGATAAGTCAAATTGAGAAAGTGGAATCTGAAGAAGTGTTTAAAGAAGGGTTAGATGGTAGTAAACGACCATCTGATTTTACATATCTTATTGTAGATTCTGGGAAGCCTTTAGCGGATTATATTGATGAAGTGATGACGTATATGAATGAGTAG
- a CDS encoding Ger(x)C family spore germination protein encodes MKRLLKFIYLISLLCYLSACSEQQEIEERGFVVGAAYDLVKEKKSNPVMKGTYQMVLPRTLTPQGAQGNTGSKNYINISAVADGVFEQIRIVAKKISRALFFPHIQVLIFSNDLLAKPYVLENTLDVYVRDHEMRRNIRIFVSEKKAEDVLNQSAKPENLPAKYIDMLVDHAPKNAQMIEAARIGDIQEKITAKRSFVLPVLGLTKQGVQMNGAALFRGKDNKLVGRLSGENTLGLNYIIGKKMAGFFTIRKGNEFVTYEIHKMRRKITTSVTNATKPKFVIDLSLKGTLAELHFSDHDQVMGEKKLKQYIAKEMEKRIQKTIKIVQKDYKVDVLGVGEEYKRHDYKKWSKIKKNWDQGKNYFSNCDIVVQVHPTIEHSGSSLPTRVK; translated from the coding sequence ATGAAACGCCTTCTTAAATTCATATACCTGATTAGTTTGTTATGTTATCTCAGCGCTTGTTCCGAGCAACAAGAAATTGAGGAGAGAGGGTTTGTTGTAGGGGCAGCGTACGATCTTGTAAAAGAAAAAAAGTCCAATCCGGTTATGAAGGGAACATACCAAATGGTTTTGCCTAGAACGCTAACACCACAAGGAGCACAAGGAAATACGGGGAGTAAAAACTATATTAATATTAGTGCGGTAGCAGATGGGGTTTTTGAACAAATTCGTATCGTTGCTAAAAAGATTAGTCGTGCACTATTTTTCCCTCATATACAAGTGCTAATTTTTTCTAACGATTTGTTAGCAAAACCGTATGTGTTAGAAAATACATTGGATGTATATGTTCGTGACCATGAAATGAGACGGAACATTCGTATTTTTGTTTCTGAAAAAAAAGCAGAGGATGTATTAAACCAAAGTGCAAAACCTGAGAATTTACCTGCAAAGTATATTGATATGTTAGTTGACCACGCTCCGAAAAATGCACAGATGATAGAAGCGGCTCGGATTGGTGATATTCAGGAGAAAATTACAGCTAAAAGAAGTTTTGTATTGCCTGTTTTAGGATTGACAAAACAAGGGGTGCAAATGAATGGAGCGGCTTTATTTAGAGGGAAGGATAATAAGCTTGTCGGTAGGTTGAGTGGAGAAAATACACTAGGATTAAATTATATTATTGGAAAGAAGATGGCGGGTTTTTTTACGATTCGTAAAGGGAATGAATTTGTTACATATGAAATTCATAAAATGCGTCGTAAAATTACTACGTCCGTTACAAATGCTACTAAGCCAAAGTTTGTTATTGATTTATCGTTAAAAGGAACTTTGGCAGAACTGCATTTTAGTGATCATGACCAAGTTATGGGAGAGAAGAAACTAAAGCAGTATATTGCAAAAGAGATGGAAAAACGTATTCAAAAAACAATAAAAATTGTGCAAAAAGATTATAAGGTGGATGTATTAGGCGTGGGAGAAGAATATAAACGTCATGATTATAAAAAGTGGAGCAAAATAAAAAAGAATTGGGATCAAGGTAAGAACTATTTTAGTAATTGTGACATTGTGGTTCAAGTACATCCAACAATTGAACATTCGGGTTCTTCATTGCCGACTCGGGTAAAGTAG
- the pstC gene encoding phosphate ABC transporter permease subunit PstC, whose translation MKGKKQINYVKSEYIGRTLVTFCGIFIVLVTLAIIAFICGKGIQSFTQSGISFSEVLTSTKWNPNADQGSFGAVIFIVGSMLVSLGAVVISAPIALALAIFMNLISPKFGNKVLKPVLELLVGIPSVVYGLLGVTILVPLLRDSFGGVGFSLIAGIIVLSIMILPTIASIASDAIRSVPFDYLEASYGLGSTKWQAISRVIVPAAKKGILTGVVLGLARAFGEALAVQMVIGNTVKLPEGIYSPTATLTGILTMDMTNTLNGTAWNNALWTLAMILLVISFLFILVIRAIGQRGER comes from the coding sequence ATGAAGGGGAAAAAACAAATTAATTATGTAAAAAGTGAATATATCGGAAGAACGCTTGTTACGTTTTGCGGTATATTTATTGTTCTTGTTACATTAGCAATTATTGCATTTATTTGCGGGAAAGGAATTCAATCTTTTACGCAAAGTGGTATTTCATTTTCTGAGGTATTGACGTCAACAAAATGGAACCCGAATGCTGATCAGGGATCGTTTGGTGCTGTTATCTTTATTGTTGGTTCAATGCTTGTTTCATTAGGTGCGGTCGTTATTAGTGCGCCAATCGCGCTTGCCCTTGCGATATTTATGAACTTAATTTCACCAAAGTTTGGGAATAAGGTATTAAAGCCTGTTTTAGAATTATTAGTTGGAATTCCTTCAGTAGTATATGGTTTATTAGGGGTTACCATTTTAGTTCCGCTTTTACGTGATTCATTCGGTGGTGTTGGTTTTAGTTTAATTGCCGGTATTATTGTGCTCAGTATTATGATTTTACCTACTATTGCTAGTATTGCTTCCGATGCAATACGTTCGGTTCCCTTTGATTATTTGGAAGCCTCTTATGGTTTAGGTTCGACGAAATGGCAAGCGATTAGCCGTGTTATTGTTCCAGCTGCAAAAAAAGGTATTTTAACAGGGGTCGTTCTAGGATTAGCTCGTGCTTTCGGCGAAGCGTTAGCGGTTCAAATGGTAATTGGGAATACTGTTAAATTGCCTGAAGGGATATATAGTCCAACGGCAACGTTGACAGGTATTCTAACAATGGATATGACGAATACGTTAAATGGAACTGCCTGGAATAACGCTTTATGGACATTGGCAATGATATTACTTGTTATTTCATTCCTGTTTATTTTAGTAATACGAGCAATTGGCCAAAGAGGTGAACGATAG
- the pstA gene encoding phosphate ABC transporter permease PstA has protein sequence MNARKVNNIWTGILYAVAAFVVALLVFLVYEILQKGWGFWDPSFLFGEPSNTRAGGGIGPQLFNSFYMLVITLVISIPLGLGAGIYLAEYAKQGRFLGFVRLCIETMASLPSIVVGLFGLLVFVTMTGWGYTVMGGALALTILNLPGLTRVCESAITEVPSNVKEASLGLGATKWQTIVRIIIPTALPQIITGVILAAGRIFGEAAALIYTAGLTSPILNSAADFSSPAHPLNPFRPAETLAVHIWKLNSEGIIPDAKLIATKSAAVLIIMVLLFNIIARFTASVLHKRFTGAKKSRKTTKAKAA, from the coding sequence ATGAACGCAAGAAAAGTAAATAATATTTGGACGGGTATTTTATATGCAGTTGCAGCGTTTGTAGTAGCTTTACTTGTTTTCTTAGTATACGAAATTTTGCAAAAGGGTTGGGGTTTTTGGGATCCAAGTTTCTTGTTCGGAGAACCAAGCAATACAAGAGCTGGAGGTGGAATTGGTCCGCAGTTATTCAACTCTTTCTATATGCTTGTTATTACCTTAGTCATTTCAATTCCGCTTGGATTAGGAGCAGGGATTTATCTTGCGGAATATGCGAAACAAGGACGCTTTTTAGGATTTGTTCGTTTATGTATTGAAACGATGGCATCACTACCTTCTATTGTTGTTGGGTTATTTGGTTTATTAGTGTTTGTTACAATGACTGGTTGGGGCTATACGGTAATGGGAGGAGCACTTGCTTTAACGATTTTAAATTTACCGGGTCTAACGCGTGTTTGTGAAAGTGCGATTACGGAAGTTCCGTCTAATGTAAAAGAAGCGAGTCTTGGGCTTGGTGCAACAAAATGGCAAACGATTGTGCGAATTATTATCCCCACAGCATTGCCGCAAATTATTACGGGGGTTATTTTAGCTGCGGGTCGTATATTTGGTGAGGCAGCGGCGTTAATTTATACAGCGGGATTAACATCACCGATTTTAAATTCTGCTGCCGATTTTTCAAGTCCTGCACACCCGTTGAATCCATTTCGACCAGCTGAAACATTAGCAGTTCATATTTGGAAATTGAACTCTGAAGGGATTATTCCAGATGCGAAGTTAATTGCGACAAAATCAGCAGCAGTCTTAATTATTATGGTATTACTCTTTAATATTATTGCCCGTTTTACTGCATCTGTACTTCATAAACGTTTTACGGGAGCTAAGAAATCTCGTAAAACAACGAAAGCCAAAGCGGCTTAA
- a CDS encoding FeoA family protein produces MVSANIKPLSNFQTGQFVQIEKIQLEGTMKRRLLDLGFIPGATIKVLQRSPLGDPTAYQVSNTTIALRSEESSLIFGRLIGDDLV; encoded by the coding sequence ATGGTATCGGCTAATATCAAACCCCTTTCAAATTTCCAAACAGGGCAGTTTGTACAAATCGAGAAGATACAATTAGAAGGAACTATGAAACGTCGTTTATTAGATTTAGGCTTTATTCCCGGAGCTACTATTAAAGTATTGCAAAGAAGCCCGCTCGGAGATCCAACCGCTTATCAAGTGAGCAATACGACCATTGCACTGCGTAGTGAAGAAAGTTCCCTTATTTTCGGGAGATTAATAGGAGATGATTTAGTATGA
- a CDS encoding nucleoside recognition domain-containing protein → MKSHSASKALPLDYIVQHAQTLTKDDIRDDIVGDIYRTSASICKEAVQYTNTDKLYRSERLDKIFTSPIFGFPIMLGILSIIFYLTIAGANMPSDMIAEFFGWAEGHLTAWFQAMNAPTWVHGILILGLFRGTGAVISVMLPPMAIFFPMFALLENYGYLPRVAFNMDRLFKRSGAHGKQSLTMAMGFGCNAAAIMSTRIIESPRERMLAILTNNFVPCNGRWPTLILMASLFMAAGYTGSMQTLVTAGVVVGMVIIGVIVTLTVSWVLSKTALKGVPTHYTLELPPYRKPKIWNTIVRSTLDKSLYVLKRAVIVAAPAAMLTWVLANIYVGDTSLLMYFVNFLDPFAKSLGLDGFILAAFILGLPANEIVIPILLMSYLSTGALTELDDLNQIKNLFLEHGWTWLTALNTMLFSLLHFPCGTTLVNIYKETKSPKWTFLSFAIPTVIAIVVTFLTSQLVHWLGLV, encoded by the coding sequence ATGAAATCTCACTCAGCCAGTAAGGCTCTTCCATTAGATTATATTGTTCAACATGCACAAACACTTACAAAAGATGATATACGAGATGATATTGTAGGGGATATTTATCGAACTTCCGCAAGTATATGTAAAGAAGCTGTTCAATACACGAATACTGATAAGTTATACCGTTCAGAGAGGCTAGATAAAATTTTCACTTCTCCTATATTCGGATTCCCAATTATGCTCGGAATTTTATCTATTATTTTTTATCTTACAATTGCAGGAGCTAACATGCCATCTGATATGATTGCTGAATTTTTCGGGTGGGCAGAAGGTCATTTAACCGCTTGGTTTCAAGCGATGAATGCACCGACTTGGGTACATGGCATCTTAATTCTCGGCTTATTCCGTGGTACTGGAGCTGTAATTAGTGTTATGTTACCACCTATGGCTATTTTCTTCCCTATGTTTGCTTTATTGGAAAATTACGGATATTTACCACGTGTTGCTTTTAACATGGATCGTTTATTCAAACGTTCTGGCGCTCACGGAAAACAATCATTAACAATGGCAATGGGGTTTGGTTGTAACGCTGCTGCCATTATGTCAACACGTATTATCGAATCACCACGCGAGCGTATGTTAGCGATTTTAACAAATAACTTCGTTCCATGTAATGGACGTTGGCCTACATTAATATTAATGGCATCATTATTCATGGCCGCTGGATATACCGGCAGTATGCAAACACTTGTTACGGCAGGTGTTGTAGTAGGAATGGTTATAATTGGGGTTATTGTAACATTAACTGTATCTTGGGTATTATCAAAAACCGCTTTAAAAGGCGTCCCAACTCACTATACGTTAGAGTTACCACCATACCGTAAGCCGAAAATTTGGAATACAATTGTACGTTCCACACTTGATAAGTCATTATATGTTTTAAAACGCGCGGTTATCGTAGCTGCACCGGCCGCTATGCTAACTTGGGTATTAGCAAATATTTATGTTGGTGACACAAGCCTACTTATGTATTTTGTGAATTTCTTAGATCCATTCGCTAAATCACTCGGGCTTGACGGATTTATTCTAGCTGCATTCATCCTTGGTTTGCCAGCTAATGAAATTGTCATTCCAATTTTATTAATGTCTTATTTATCAACTGGTGCTTTAACCGAACTAGATGATTTAAACCAAATTAAAAACTTGTTCTTAGAACATGGCTGGACTTGGTTAACTGCGTTAAATACAATGTTGTTCTCACTACTTCATTTCCCATGCGGAACAACATTGGTTAACATATATAAAGAAACAAAAAGTCCCAAATGGACATTTCTATCGTTTGCAATCCCTACCGTAATCGCCATTGTTGTTACATTCCTCACGTCGCAATTGGTACATTGGTTAGGGCTTGTATAA